Proteins found in one Exiguobacterium sp. 9-2 genomic segment:
- a CDS encoding glycosyltransferase — MSDQKWKRQIMQQLNWVREEKKRLTSETTASKESLEKLRQLDVLRLPTVRTSKNTTTRYQQNSQASLLDQLDVSHIPVRTTTRYYEKRPIEMAIVCSEFMYAYYEDAVHLHYVNANTFEEVFEREIDLFLVVSSWKGLRGDDWKGVATPNSKKRQRLLSMMQEVKAKGIPVVFQSTEDPSNHERFQDVAQAANYVLTSDEAMIPEYRVLCGHDRIMAMPFGVNPLIHNPIGATRSRKKGVLFAGSWMAKYPERVKDTEMLFDGVMQSSHELDIVDRNYHLDLPAYQFPERYQSRVAPAIPYDALQQVSKCYDWVLNLNSIKYSKTMCARRVYESQALGNLILSNYSIAVNNEFPNIFTVHDAQEATAIVERTSQEEIERLRAEGLRAVMTEHTVFERMDQILAFIGRVPETRKHRLLIVVAQDGEVIRDVINRQSLTPDEIVSADALTEQTYDQADLVAWMDGNESYGEYYLEDLVNGFKYSDASIVRKGSQHPYHLHEMSGSRNGAVIWRSDIGYDAFQAGELNGKTLLLDQFEWNEQTVVPTDHTPQLSVVVPIYNNGKHLTYKCFASLTRMDRFMESEILLVDDGSTDIEARQAVERLARRYGNVRTYFFETGGSGSASRPRNKGVEMARADYVTFLDPDNEVLSDRYAFLLQELENDPSLDFVAGHMKKLAEKTSIIALPTIRKQGRTVCEDPKAFLLKHRFAVQSIQALVVRRTFLLEHQLEQVVGAVGQDSLFFQELMLRANRVLLVNRVIHYYYAAVAGSTVNALTVKFFERSVVRERARAEKFARYGVLEEYKETRFEHFFEHWYLVKLRYCSDKDFAPSVALLRTIIGFYEPITLTNPLIRRFMELADRQETDRLQHLLLEEVQK, encoded by the coding sequence GTGAGTGATCAAAAATGGAAACGACAAATCATGCAACAACTAAACTGGGTTCGCGAAGAGAAAAAGCGGCTCACAAGCGAGACGACAGCAAGTAAAGAGTCACTCGAAAAACTTCGTCAGCTGGACGTCTTGCGTCTGCCAACGGTTCGAACTTCTAAAAACACGACGACACGTTATCAACAAAATAGCCAAGCGTCATTACTAGATCAATTGGATGTCTCACATATTCCGGTACGGACGACGACGCGTTATTATGAAAAACGACCAATCGAGATGGCAATCGTCTGCTCGGAATTCATGTATGCCTATTATGAAGATGCCGTTCATCTCCATTATGTCAATGCGAACACATTCGAAGAAGTTTTCGAGCGCGAGATTGATCTCTTTTTGGTCGTATCTTCGTGGAAAGGATTACGAGGGGATGATTGGAAAGGTGTCGCCACACCAAATTCAAAGAAACGCCAACGGTTACTTTCGATGATGCAGGAAGTCAAAGCTAAAGGAATTCCAGTCGTCTTTCAATCGACGGAAGACCCGAGTAACCATGAACGGTTTCAAGACGTGGCTCAAGCTGCCAATTATGTCCTGACTTCAGATGAGGCGATGATTCCTGAATATCGTGTTTTATGTGGACATGATCGAATCATGGCGATGCCGTTTGGAGTCAATCCATTGATTCACAATCCGATTGGAGCGACACGTAGCCGAAAGAAGGGCGTTTTATTCGCCGGTAGCTGGATGGCGAAATATCCGGAGCGTGTGAAAGATACGGAGATGTTGTTTGATGGGGTCATGCAGTCTTCGCACGAACTCGATATCGTGGACCGGAATTATCATCTCGACTTACCAGCCTATCAGTTTCCGGAACGCTATCAATCACGGGTCGCACCAGCGATTCCTTATGATGCCTTACAACAAGTCAGTAAATGTTATGACTGGGTCCTGAACCTAAATAGCATCAAATATAGTAAGACGATGTGTGCCCGTCGCGTCTATGAATCGCAAGCACTCGGTAATTTGATCCTGTCGAATTACAGTATCGCCGTCAACAACGAGTTTCCGAACATCTTCACCGTACATGACGCACAGGAGGCGACGGCGATCGTAGAACGCACATCGCAAGAAGAAATCGAACGTTTACGAGCAGAAGGACTTCGTGCCGTCATGACGGAGCATACAGTCTTCGAACGGATGGATCAGATTCTAGCGTTCATTGGACGAGTACCTGAAACACGAAAACATCGTTTACTAATCGTTGTCGCTCAGGATGGGGAAGTCATTCGTGACGTGATCAATCGTCAAAGTCTCACACCAGACGAAATCGTCTCAGCGGATGCATTGACGGAGCAAACCTATGATCAAGCGGATCTCGTTGCTTGGATGGATGGGAATGAATCCTACGGTGAATATTATTTAGAGGACCTCGTGAATGGCTTTAAATATAGCGATGCCAGCATTGTCCGAAAGGGGAGCCAACATCCATATCATCTACATGAGATGAGCGGTAGCCGAAACGGTGCGGTTATCTGGCGGTCAGATATCGGATATGACGCGTTTCAAGCAGGTGAATTGAACGGAAAAACGCTGTTGCTCGATCAATTTGAGTGGAACGAGCAGACAGTAGTTCCGACGGATCACACACCGCAACTGTCGGTCGTTGTTCCCATCTATAACAATGGGAAACATCTCACGTATAAATGCTTCGCCAGTCTAACACGGATGGATCGATTCATGGAGTCAGAGATTTTACTCGTAGATGATGGATCGACGGACATAGAGGCACGTCAAGCCGTAGAACGTCTCGCGCGACGTTATGGCAATGTCAGAACCTATTTCTTCGAGACAGGTGGTAGTGGTAGTGCTTCGCGTCCTCGCAACAAGGGAGTCGAAATGGCACGAGCTGACTATGTGACGTTCCTTGATCCAGATAACGAGGTACTCAGCGATCGTTATGCCTTTTTGCTTCAGGAATTAGAGAACGATCCATCACTTGATTTTGTAGCGGGTCATATGAAAAAGCTTGCCGAGAAGACGAGTATCATTGCCTTACCGACGATTCGTAAACAAGGACGAACGGTTTGCGAGGATCCGAAAGCTTTTCTATTGAAACATCGGTTTGCGGTACAAAGCATTCAAGCACTCGTCGTCCGTCGTACCTTCTTGCTTGAACATCAATTGGAACAGGTCGTCGGTGCGGTCGGTCAGGACTCCTTGTTCTTCCAAGAATTGATGCTTCGCGCGAACCGTGTCTTACTCGTCAATCGAGTTATCCATTATTATTACGCAGCCGTTGCAGGATCAACCGTGAATGCATTGACGGTGAAGTTCTTCGAACGAAGTGTCGTCCGAGAGCGGGCACGAGCTGAGAAATTCGCTCGTTATGGAGTGCTAGAGGAATACAAGGAAACTCGATTCGAGCATTTCTTTGAGCATTGGTATCTTGTCAAATTACGCTACTGCAGTGATAAGGATTTTGCACCGAGTGTCGCATTGTTGCGAACAATCATCGGATTCTATGAACCGATCACGTTGACGAACCCATTGATTCGTCGATTCATGGAGCTTGCAGATCGCCAGGAGACGGATCGACTTCAACATCTATTACTCGAGGAGGTGCAGAAATGA
- a CDS encoding class I SAM-dependent methyltransferase has protein sequence MTASMKTARPKDQIRAAYYDQLGGGFGKKVRARVHWIVRQAKGEHILDIGCSGGVVPILLGREGKHVVGIDVLPEAIIEAKQALLEEPTSVKEKVELHEANVMTYTPDIQFDTVLMTEVLEHIGEPERFIARAVSFIAPEGRLVITVPFGVNDYADHKRTYYLNRLLEQLTPFGKIETVERIDKWLGITIQVYPEPREGRAILPAEVEWLEDAFEEVERLHLATIIDLKRKQQNLERKVQRLAEQTDLFEQAQAESLRHEQQLQEQREQYKMLEEQYAELLDRFEASLVTNLELLEVNASWKSKYRSLARSKLGKIVVRYWKFRRQLKQRRSRR, from the coding sequence ATGACGGCATCGATGAAAACAGCACGACCAAAAGATCAAATCCGGGCTGCCTACTACGATCAGTTAGGCGGTGGATTCGGTAAAAAAGTCCGCGCACGTGTGCACTGGATCGTTCGACAAGCAAAAGGGGAGCACATTTTAGATATCGGTTGTTCCGGTGGAGTTGTTCCGATTTTGCTCGGACGCGAAGGGAAACATGTCGTCGGGATCGATGTATTACCAGAAGCGATCATCGAGGCCAAACAAGCGTTACTGGAGGAACCAACATCCGTAAAAGAAAAAGTGGAATTACATGAAGCAAATGTCATGACGTACACACCTGACATTCAATTCGATACAGTCTTGATGACGGAAGTACTGGAGCATATCGGGGAGCCGGAACGCTTCATCGCCCGTGCCGTCTCCTTCATCGCACCAGAAGGACGACTCGTCATCACAGTCCCATTTGGAGTGAACGATTATGCGGATCACAAACGGACGTATTATTTAAACCGACTGCTTGAACAGTTGACACCCTTCGGTAAAATCGAGACGGTCGAGCGGATTGATAAGTGGCTAGGGATCACGATTCAAGTCTATCCGGAACCTCGAGAGGGTCGAGCCATTTTACCAGCGGAAGTCGAATGGCTCGAAGACGCCTTTGAAGAGGTGGAACGATTGCATCTTGCAACGATCATTGATTTAAAACGCAAGCAACAGAATCTAGAACGAAAAGTACAGCGGTTAGCGGAACAAACAGATTTATTCGAGCAAGCACAAGCGGAATCACTACGTCATGAACAGCAATTACAGGAACAGCGTGAACAATACAAGATGCTCGAAGAACAATATGCTGAACTGCTTGATCGGTTCGAAGCGTCATTGGTGACAAATCTGGAATTGCTGGAGGTGAATGCATCATGGAAATCAAAATACCGCTCACTCGCGCGATCAAAGCTCGGAAAAATCGTCGTCCGCTACTGGAAGTTCCGACGTCAACTAAAGCAGCGCCGGAGTCGTCGATGA
- a CDS encoding glycosyltransferase family 4 protein gives MEIKIPLTRAIKARKNRRPLLEVPTSTKAAPESSMNVLMICQNFYPEIGSAANRMKNIFKRMEQAGSDVHVLTSEPLYPTAELYTDSMFWDEPSLDTAHVTRIQPRDVRATNNLWRRLRLFVEQFVLAVREVRHDPKSYAYIYATTPSIFMGLVGVVAKHVKKAPLILDVRDLWPESLIGVGITKSRLLLTPLYWLEKWMYRQADQLVINSEGFRSYIEGRGIAPEKIHYIPNSIEENEWLIKRRKVSEQVRVVYTGNIGLAQDVFLLLDVAQELQQEQDICFQVVGYGYHKQTFERLVKERGLTNIEFLDAMPRWDALKQLAKSDIAFATLVESTAFDTVTPGKIIDYMAMGCAIVGAVSGHAAHVIEEAGAGYVSIQRKKEEIVAQILELSRNPEKRAAMGRAGVDYVQRHFDWEQNEQRLFEAIKQTQSRKAVAE, from the coding sequence ATGGAAATCAAAATACCGCTCACTCGCGCGATCAAAGCTCGGAAAAATCGTCGTCCGCTACTGGAAGTTCCGACGTCAACTAAAGCAGCGCCGGAGTCGTCGATGAACGTCTTGATGATTTGTCAAAATTTCTATCCGGAAATCGGGAGTGCGGCAAACCGAATGAAGAATATCTTCAAGCGGATGGAACAAGCGGGAAGTGACGTCCATGTGTTGACGTCAGAACCGCTCTATCCGACGGCAGAACTCTATACGGACTCGATGTTCTGGGATGAACCGAGCCTGGACACGGCACATGTGACTCGTATCCAACCGCGTGACGTCCGGGCGACGAATAATTTATGGCGGCGCCTTCGCTTGTTCGTGGAACAATTCGTACTTGCGGTGAGAGAGGTTCGACATGATCCAAAATCCTACGCCTACATCTATGCGACGACGCCGTCCATCTTCATGGGGCTTGTCGGGGTCGTCGCGAAACATGTCAAAAAGGCTCCTTTGATTCTTGATGTGCGTGATTTATGGCCAGAATCGTTGATTGGCGTCGGCATTACGAAATCGCGTCTCTTATTGACTCCGCTCTACTGGCTTGAAAAGTGGATGTATCGACAGGCGGATCAATTGGTCATCAACAGTGAAGGTTTTCGATCGTATATCGAAGGACGGGGCATTGCACCGGAAAAAATTCATTATATCCCGAACTCGATCGAGGAAAACGAGTGGTTAATCAAACGTCGAAAAGTATCGGAACAAGTTCGCGTCGTGTATACAGGGAATATCGGACTCGCACAAGATGTGTTCTTGTTGCTTGACGTCGCACAGGAACTTCAACAAGAACAGGATATCTGCTTTCAAGTCGTCGGTTATGGTTATCACAAGCAAACGTTCGAACGACTCGTTAAGGAACGAGGATTGACGAATATCGAGTTTCTTGACGCGATGCCACGCTGGGATGCATTGAAACAACTCGCGAAGAGTGACATTGCCTTTGCGACACTCGTCGAGAGTACAGCGTTCGATACAGTGACACCAGGCAAAATCATCGACTACATGGCGATGGGCTGTGCCATCGTCGGTGCGGTATCCGGTCATGCGGCGCATGTCATCGAAGAAGCAGGAGCTGGATATGTCTCGATCCAGCGTAAAAAGGAAGAAATCGTTGCACAAATCCTTGAGTTATCTAGAAATCCAGAGAAACGTGCAGCGATGGGACGGGCAGGTGTAGATTACGTCCAACGCCATTTCGATTGGGAACAGAATGAACAGCGCTTGTTTGAAGCAATCAAACAAACGCAGTCACGAAAGGCGGTCGCAGAATGA
- a CDS encoding glycosyltransferase has product MKRIGMFVWNPFTNDARVLRECTALAEAGHRVDLYCLNDGALPEVEFPMPGFRVIRIDRTPPFARWLPFFRKRKKRTLAIGVIGALLAPWLIPVMIVLFLLMRSRFIRYTLYNSFGILRMTRAARKHNYDVMHANDVNTLPQAIGAARGTKIVYDSHEVQTDRTGYGSMQGKLERWLLHFVDQTIVENDTRADYHQKLYGTRPSVLHNYPFYESDVPQPRPLREELALASDEPILLYQGGIQEGRGLERLIEAMPFIDRGTLIFVGDGKLKEKLMQLAAQSSEKSRIRFIEKVPLAELPSYTAAATVGFQVLQNVCFNHYSASSNKLFEYMAALIPVIAADLPEIRRVVETEGIGLIVDVESPHSIAEAVNRLVKDKSLRGVMQERASVARRQYNWEQEKGRLLAVYDSIFMESGTK; this is encoded by the coding sequence ATGAAACGCATTGGAATGTTTGTTTGGAATCCTTTTACGAATGACGCCCGTGTCTTACGTGAATGTACGGCACTCGCCGAAGCAGGACACCGCGTGGATCTATACTGCTTAAATGACGGCGCACTTCCGGAAGTCGAATTTCCGATGCCGGGGTTTCGCGTCATTCGAATCGACCGGACGCCACCTTTTGCAAGGTGGCTCCCGTTCTTTCGCAAACGAAAAAAACGGACACTTGCTATCGGAGTGATTGGTGCGCTTCTTGCACCATGGCTCATTCCCGTGATGATCGTGCTCTTTTTGCTCATGCGAAGTCGATTCATCCGTTACACCCTATACAACAGTTTTGGCATTCTTCGCATGACACGTGCTGCCCGGAAGCATAATTACGACGTCATGCATGCGAATGATGTCAATACATTACCGCAAGCGATTGGGGCGGCGCGTGGTACAAAAATCGTCTATGATTCGCATGAAGTCCAGACCGATCGGACAGGTTATGGTAGCATGCAAGGGAAACTAGAACGGTGGTTGCTTCACTTCGTCGACCAGACCATCGTTGAAAATGACACGCGTGCAGATTATCACCAGAAGTTATACGGAACACGACCATCCGTCTTACACAATTATCCGTTTTACGAATCAGACGTTCCGCAACCGCGACCGTTGCGAGAAGAGTTAGCACTTGCATCAGATGAGCCGATTTTATTATATCAAGGTGGAATTCAGGAAGGTCGTGGACTAGAGCGGCTCATTGAAGCAATGCCGTTCATCGATCGTGGAACATTGATTTTCGTTGGAGATGGAAAATTAAAAGAAAAACTGATGCAACTGGCTGCGCAATCATCGGAAAAGTCTCGTATCCGCTTCATTGAGAAGGTTCCGCTTGCTGAACTACCAAGCTATACGGCAGCGGCGACTGTCGGCTTTCAGGTCCTTCAAAACGTCTGCTTCAATCATTATTCCGCTTCTTCGAATAAACTATTCGAATACATGGCAGCGTTAATTCCTGTCATCGCGGCAGACTTACCGGAAATCCGTCGTGTCGTCGAAACAGAAGGAATCGGTTTGATCGTCGATGTCGAATCGCCGCATAGTATCGCCGAGGCGGTCAATCGTCTAGTGAAGGATAAGAGCTTGCGCGGAGTGATGCAGGAGCGAGCAAGCGTAGCAAGGAGACAATACAACTGGGAGCAAGAAAAAGGCCGACTTCTTGCTGTCTATGACTCGATTTTCATGGAATCTGGGACAAAATAA
- a CDS encoding nucleotide sugar dehydrogenase: MKLCTIGLGYIGLPSSAMFADHGTDVVGVDIDPHIVNLLNTGTIHIEEPGLEDVIKRVVANGKFRATLTPERADVFLIAVPTPNLNDTYKSCDLKYVVSAVNNMLPFLEKGNVVIVESTIAPRTMDDHVRPLIEEAGFTIGEDVYVVHCPERVLPGQILHELVHNNRIVGGLTPACAEVGAAVYETFVQGEIVRTDAKTAEMSKLMENTFRDVNIALANELTQVCHQLEINVLDVIEMANMHPRVNLHHPGPGVGGHCLAVDPYFIVAKVPSLARIIHTARQTNVQMPQFVAEQAARLVGSRVRPKIAVFGVTYKGNVDDMRESPAVEVIEQLLDRGLDVAVCDPHVEHSISTRFELVDEIEAIQDADLALVLVDHDEFKQFDSRRFANYMRTPLLFDTKGIVRELDAVKVLNFGNLHTHRVTEVDAKAI, encoded by the coding sequence ATGAAACTTTGCACAATCGGACTAGGATATATTGGATTACCTTCTTCGGCGATGTTCGCGGATCACGGCACGGATGTCGTCGGTGTCGACATCGATCCACACATCGTCAATCTTCTGAACACGGGAACGATTCATATTGAGGAACCAGGACTCGAGGATGTCATCAAACGAGTCGTCGCTAACGGAAAATTCCGAGCGACACTTACGCCAGAACGGGCCGATGTTTTCTTAATCGCCGTCCCGACGCCGAACTTGAACGATACGTATAAATCATGTGATTTAAAATACGTCGTGTCAGCCGTCAACAACATGTTGCCGTTCCTCGAAAAAGGAAACGTCGTCATCGTTGAATCGACGATCGCGCCACGCACTATGGACGATCATGTTCGTCCACTGATTGAAGAAGCCGGCTTTACGATCGGTGAAGACGTCTATGTCGTTCATTGCCCAGAGCGTGTGTTACCAGGGCAGATCTTACACGAGCTCGTTCATAACAACCGGATCGTTGGAGGATTGACACCGGCATGTGCAGAGGTAGGAGCAGCCGTCTATGAAACATTCGTTCAAGGAGAAATCGTTCGGACCGACGCGAAGACAGCCGAAATGTCGAAATTGATGGAAAATACGTTCCGTGATGTCAACATCGCACTGGCAAATGAATTGACGCAAGTATGTCACCAGCTTGAGATCAACGTCTTAGATGTCATCGAGATGGCAAACATGCACCCACGTGTGAACTTGCATCATCCAGGACCGGGTGTAGGTGGTCACTGTCTCGCAGTCGATCCGTACTTCATCGTCGCAAAAGTCCCATCACTTGCACGCATCATTCATACGGCACGACAAACGAACGTCCAAATGCCACAATTCGTCGCTGAACAAGCCGCTCGTCTCGTCGGTTCACGTGTTCGTCCAAAAATCGCTGTCTTCGGTGTGACGTATAAAGGAAATGTTGACGATATGCGCGAGAGCCCAGCTGTCGAAGTCATTGAACAATTGCTCGATCGTGGACTCGATGTCGCGGTCTGTGATCCACACGTCGAGCATTCCATCTCGACACGCTTTGAACTCGTTGATGAAATCGAAGCGATCCAAGACGCCGATCTAGCACTCGTCTTAGTCGACCACGATGAGTTCAAACAATTCGATTCACGTCGTTTCGCAAACTACATGCGGACACCGTTACTCTTCGATACAAAAGGAATCGTCCGTGAACTCGATGCGGTCAAGGTCCTCAACTTCGGTAACTTGCATACGCACCGCGTGACGGAAGTGGATGCAAAAGCAATATGA
- a CDS encoding ABC transporter permease, whose translation MNALRTIGGELKDHLYLIFRLSLYETKSQYSMQYLGWFWEIMTPLLQIGVYWVVFGFGIRGGHPVDGIPFVFWLVSGLIAWFFIGSTIPSGSRSIYGRVALVSKMHFPLSTIPAYVILAQFYRHLAMIALTIVLGSAFGYFPGWHTLELFYIVPAGVIFLYAVSLLLSALATMIRDVQNMVTSAIRMLMYLTPIMWIPPEHSLFKMLLMLNPLVYLIEGYRSALIGTGYLMDHIWYGAYFWSVTLGILLVGAAVHIRFRRYFIDYV comes from the coding sequence ATGAACGCGTTACGAACGATTGGAGGGGAGCTGAAAGATCATCTGTATCTGATCTTTCGGCTGTCACTCTATGAAACAAAAAGTCAGTATAGCATGCAGTATTTAGGTTGGTTTTGGGAGATCATGACGCCACTCCTCCAGATCGGGGTGTACTGGGTCGTCTTTGGTTTTGGAATCCGTGGTGGACATCCTGTCGACGGAATTCCATTCGTCTTTTGGCTCGTTAGTGGACTGATCGCATGGTTCTTCATCGGAAGCACGATTCCAAGTGGATCACGGTCGATCTACGGTCGGGTCGCGCTCGTCTCTAAAATGCATTTTCCGTTGAGTACGATTCCGGCATATGTCATTTTGGCTCAATTCTATCGACACCTTGCGATGATTGCCCTGACGATCGTTTTAGGAAGTGCATTTGGTTACTTCCCAGGATGGCATACGCTCGAGCTGTTTTATATCGTTCCAGCCGGCGTCATCTTTCTTTATGCCGTCTCGTTGTTATTGTCGGCTCTTGCTACGATGATCCGAGACGTCCAGAACATGGTGACATCCGCGATAAGGATGCTGATGTATTTAACGCCGATCATGTGGATTCCCCCAGAACATTCACTGTTTAAGATGCTATTGATGTTGAATCCACTCGTCTATTTGATTGAGGGGTACCGCTCCGCCTTGATCGGAACCGGTTACTTGATGGATCACATCTGGTATGGCGCTTATTTTTGGAGTGTGACACTCGGTATCCTGCTCGTCGGAGCAGCGGTCCATATTCGTTTCCGACGCTACTTCATTGATTATGTATAG
- the wecB gene encoding non-hydrolyzing UDP-N-acetylglucosamine 2-epimerase has product MKRVMLVFGTRPEAIKMAPVVKALENRPDVEPIVVVTAQHREMLDQVLELFQITPDHDLDLMRPRQTLEEMTARILNAMRRVLEKEQPDLVLVHGDTTTTFAASLAAFYQQIPVGHVEAGLRTYEKYAPFPEEMNRQLTGVLADYHFAPTEQAAMNLRAENKQTPIIVTGNTVIDALKTTVSASYTHPVLTRLEKSGRKLVLLTVHRRENHLQLATIFEAIEQLANDHPEIEIVYPVHPNPVVLEAAARLEHHPRIQLIEPLDVFDFHNLAARASFILTDSGGIQEEAPSLGVPVLVLRETTERPEGVEAGTLKLVGTNPEHIYAMSHQLLTDEIFYQSMAQAANPYGDGQAAERIVDAIMSEVPV; this is encoded by the coding sequence ATGAAACGTGTCATGCTCGTATTCGGAACACGACCTGAGGCCATTAAGATGGCACCTGTCGTAAAAGCACTTGAAAACCGCCCAGACGTCGAACCGATTGTCGTCGTAACGGCGCAACACCGGGAAATGCTTGATCAGGTACTCGAATTGTTCCAGATCACTCCGGACCATGACTTGGATTTGATGCGTCCGCGTCAAACGTTAGAGGAGATGACGGCACGTATTCTGAATGCGATGCGTCGTGTCCTCGAAAAGGAACAGCCGGATCTCGTTCTTGTCCATGGGGATACGACGACGACGTTCGCTGCTTCGTTAGCGGCATTCTATCAACAGATTCCAGTCGGTCATGTCGAAGCAGGACTGCGGACATATGAAAAGTATGCACCGTTTCCGGAAGAGATGAATCGTCAATTGACAGGTGTGTTGGCGGATTATCATTTTGCTCCAACCGAACAAGCGGCGATGAATTTACGTGCTGAGAACAAACAGACACCAATCATCGTAACGGGTAATACGGTCATTGATGCACTTAAGACAACCGTTTCTGCTAGCTATACGCATCCTGTTCTGACACGACTTGAGAAGTCGGGGCGAAAACTCGTCTTGCTGACGGTTCATCGTCGTGAGAACCATTTACAACTGGCAACGATTTTTGAAGCGATTGAACAGTTGGCAAATGATCATCCGGAAATAGAAATCGTTTATCCAGTCCATCCGAATCCAGTCGTGCTAGAAGCAGCAGCTCGCCTAGAGCATCATCCACGGATTCAGTTGATTGAGCCGCTTGATGTCTTTGATTTCCACAACCTGGCAGCTCGTGCTTCCTTCATCCTGACAGATTCAGGCGGGATTCAAGAAGAAGCGCCTTCACTCGGTGTTCCCGTTCTTGTCTTACGGGAGACGACGGAACGACCTGAAGGCGTCGAAGCAGGAACCTTGAAACTGGTCGGTACGAATCCAGAGCATATCTATGCGATGAGCCATCAATTATTGACGGACGAAATCTTCTATCAATCGATGGCGCAAGCCGCGAATCCGTATGGCGATGGACAGGCAGCAGAACGAATCGTCGATGCGATCATGAGTGAGGTACCGGTATGA
- a CDS encoding MBOAT family O-acyltransferase, producing MLFSSTIFLFLFLPTVLLVYYVLPRTFRNGWLLVASLFFYAFGEPRFALLMLLSVTINYFFALFVDFYRQRVGVKWIMFSMIVVNLGLLGWFKYSGFFVRSVNESFGLSWFVPEVVLPLGISFYTFHAMSYVIDIYKGKEAVQKNPLDLALYIAFFPQLVAGPIVRYNTIASQIECRQETVSDFARGVRRFTIGLSKKLILANGCGQVADAVFNMKDLSMGLAWIGIIAYALQIYFDFSGYSDMAIGLALMFGFHFLENFNYPYISKSVSEFWRRWHISLGSWFRDYVYIPLGGNRVSPWRQYRNLAIVWMLTGLWHGASWTFVAWGAYYGVWIMLEKAFLGRWLERMPVVSTVWTLILVLVGWVFFRSETFPEAVMYIQAMFVPDVLWDERASYQLVQNGVLLLVACIAATPIPKYLGERVVVSLGKIGTTMQYGYAMLMLFLATSALVASTFNPFIYFRF from the coding sequence ATGCTGTTTAGTTCGACGATTTTTTTATTTTTGTTCTTGCCGACAGTACTGCTCGTGTACTACGTGTTGCCTCGGACATTCCGTAACGGCTGGCTGTTAGTTGCCAGCCTGTTCTTTTATGCATTCGGAGAACCACGCTTTGCCTTACTGATGCTACTCAGCGTCACGATCAATTACTTCTTTGCCTTATTCGTTGATTTCTACCGGCAACGTGTCGGAGTGAAGTGGATCATGTTCAGCATGATCGTCGTCAACCTTGGATTGCTCGGTTGGTTTAAGTACAGCGGATTTTTCGTCCGCTCCGTCAACGAATCGTTTGGTCTGAGTTGGTTCGTTCCAGAAGTCGTCTTACCGCTTGGAATTTCCTTTTATACATTCCATGCGATGAGTTACGTCATCGACATTTATAAAGGGAAGGAAGCGGTGCAAAAGAATCCACTCGACCTCGCCCTTTATATCGCGTTTTTCCCGCAACTCGTCGCGGGGCCAATTGTCCGCTACAACACGATTGCGAGTCAGATCGAGTGTCGTCAAGAGACGGTATCTGATTTTGCACGTGGTGTTCGCCGCTTTACGATTGGTCTATCAAAAAAATTGATTCTTGCGAACGGATGTGGTCAGGTCGCAGACGCTGTTTTTAATATGAAAGACCTTTCGATGGGGCTAGCATGGATTGGAATCATCGCTTATGCCTTACAGATCTATTTTGATTTTTCGGGCTATAGCGATATGGCAATTGGTTTAGCACTGATGTTCGGATTTCATTTCTTGGAGAACTTCAACTACCCATATATTTCAAAATCCGTGTCAGAATTTTGGCGTCGATGGCATATTTCGCTCGGCTCTTGGTTCCGCGACTATGTTTATATTCCGTTAGGGGGAAACCGTGTATCGCCGTGGCGGCAGTATCGAAATCTGGCGATCGTCTGGATGTTGACGGGCCTTTGGCACGGTGCGAGTTGGACATTCGTCGCGTGGGGCGCATATTACGGAGTTTGGATCATGCTCGAGAAGGCATTTCTCGGGAGATGGCTCGAGCGTATGCCTGTCGTCTCGACAGTCTGGACGCTCATCCTCGTGCTCGTCGGTTGGGTCTTTTTCCGCTCAGAGACGTTTCCAGAAGCCGTTATGTATATTCAAGCAATGTTCGTACCGGATGTGCTATGGGATGAACGGGCGAGTTACCAACTTGTTCAGAACGGAGTCCTACTACTTGTCGCGTGTATCGCTGCGACACCGATTCCGAAGTATCTCGGAGAACGTGTCGTCGTCTCTCTCGGGAAGATCGGAACAACGATGCAGTATGGGTACGCCATGTTGATGTTGTTCCTTGCGACATCGGCACTCGTTGCGAGCACGTTTAATCCGTTCATCTATTTCCGGTTCTAA